From Aristaeella lactis, the proteins below share one genomic window:
- a CDS encoding carbohydrate ABC transporter permease: MAKQAAAHVERMAGYKPHNGRRIALEIVTFILFVLFMMPFVIVLFNSMRTNQDIINAPVGVPTDISQLGRNVAEIWNNPNFNFLSALKDSVIITVISLAVISIFSSMAAWVLVRNKTRWSNLLFMSYVAAMVIPFQVVMFPLLTWFKNVGDFLGIPMLRSYQGIIFAYLGFGEAMSIFIFHGFIKGVPLELEEAADIDGCSRAGTFFRIVLPLLQPVFVTVLVLNGLWIWNDYLLPLLVLGASGNIRTIPLAVQGFNGAYVKQWHLIMTSTLLAMLPIVILYLFAQKYIVQGMVDGSIK, translated from the coding sequence ATGGCTAAGCAGGCTGCTGCTCATGTTGAGCGTATGGCGGGTTATAAACCGCATAACGGCCGCAGGATCGCACTGGAGATTGTTACATTCATTCTCTTTGTGCTCTTCATGATGCCCTTTGTCATTGTGCTGTTCAACTCCATGCGGACGAACCAGGACATTATCAATGCCCCGGTCGGCGTTCCAACGGATATTTCCCAGCTCGGACGGAATGTGGCGGAGATCTGGAATAACCCCAATTTCAATTTCCTCTCTGCCCTGAAGGACTCTGTCATCATCACCGTGATCTCCCTGGCTGTGATCTCGATCTTCTCCTCCATGGCGGCCTGGGTGCTGGTACGGAACAAGACCCGGTGGTCAAACCTGCTCTTTATGAGCTATGTGGCTGCCATGGTTATTCCGTTCCAGGTGGTTATGTTCCCCCTGCTGACCTGGTTCAAGAACGTGGGAGATTTCCTGGGCATTCCGATGCTCCGGAGCTATCAGGGTATCATCTTTGCCTATCTGGGCTTTGGCGAGGCCATGTCGATCTTCATTTTCCACGGATTCATCAAGGGCGTTCCGCTGGAACTGGAAGAGGCGGCTGACATCGACGGATGCTCCAGGGCGGGGACTTTCTTCCGGATCGTGCTGCCTCTGCTCCAGCCGGTGTTTGTGACCGTGCTGGTGCTCAACGGCCTGTGGATCTGGAATGACTACCTGCTTCCGCTGCTGGTGCTCGGCGCCAGCGGCAATATCCGGACGATTCCCCTGGCGGTGCAGGGCTTCAATGGTGCTTATGTCAAGCAGTGGCACCTGATCATGACATCTACGCTGCTGGCTATGCTCCCGATCGTGATCCTGTATCTCTTTGCCCAGAAGTATATTGTACAGGGCATGGTGGACGGTTCTATCAAATAA